A segment of the Halovivax limisalsi genome:
CACGTTCGGCCCGTCGAGGGCGTTCTGAATCCACGGATACACGTCACCGTGTGCGGGATGATCCTCCGTAAGCCCGATCGCGAGCACGTTCACGTCGGTGAGGATCGAAACTTCGGTCGGGAGCGACTCCGTCATCGGCCCCGGTCACTCCTCCATCGGGCCGAAGAGCGCTTCTCCGGCATCAGTCGGCGTCGTGCCTTCCCAGTCGTCCCGATCGGCGGTCGCCGTCTCTAGCTTCGAACTCGGGTTCGGGTTGACTTCGAGAACGGAACCGACCAACGTCGCCGGGATTTCGTCGTTCGATTCGATTCCCAACCGATCCCTGATCTCTTTCGGGAGCGTTACTCGCCCGCGGTCGTCTACCGTGAGCGTGAGTTCCTCTCCGTGGTTCGCTTCGTGGGAGGACTTTCCCATTTATGGATCTACAATACCCACTATTGCGTTGACATACAAAACGCTTGCGCCCCTGGGAGCCGTCGACACGCAACAAGATTTTCCGCCCGGTCTCCGGCACGAATTAGAACGCCGATCGGCGGGTGTGCGCGGCGATCCTTGACATCGACTCTGTGCGCGATCGGGCAAATTCGCCACTGACGGGGCACACTCATGTGAAAAGCGTTAACACACATCATGGAGTAGCGGAAGCTAGCGTTCTCTCGTCCGCGCCGACGACGAACAGAGAACGTAACGGGGAAGGAAAAATGGTCGAAGCAAACGTCACCGAAGCCGAACGGCTCGTCCGCGACTTCGTCGCCTGGGAGAACGGCGACGAATCGAAGATCGACGTCGTCTCCGAATCGCTCGACATGTACAATCCGGGCTTGCCGGGCGGGGAAGCCCACGACCGCGAGGCGGTCGCCGACTACCTGCACGAAAGCCGAACGGGGTTCCCAGACGTCAGGTTCACGATCGAGGAGCTGGCAAGCACCGGGAACGTCGTACTGGCAGAGTTGCGCGTGACAGG
Coding sequences within it:
- a CDS encoding AbrB/MazE/SpoVT family DNA-binding domain-containing protein, whose amino-acid sequence is MGKSSHEANHGEELTLTVDDRGRVTLPKEIRDRLGIESNDEIPATLVGSVLEVNPNPSSKLETATADRDDWEGTTPTDAGEALFGPMEE
- a CDS encoding ester cyclase, whose translation is MVEANVTEAERLVRDFVAWENGDESKIDVVSESLDMYNPGLPGGEAHDREAVADYLHESRTGFPDVRFTIEELASTGNVVLAELRVTGTHRGSFKGIPPTGRHVEFGAMAKYVVADDTVVECHIHYDTRTLADQLGLSFPEVIGQLPKLVRGKLQTYR